In one window of Desulfovibrio sp. DNA:
- a CDS encoding formate--tetrahydrofolate ligase, giving the protein MLNPVQHADWEIAQDAETRMKSIYDLGREIGLEEKELLPYGHTMGKIDANAVLTRLSGRPNGKYVDVTAITPTPLGEGKSTTTIGLVQGLGRLGQKASAAIRQPSGGPTMGVKGSAAGGGLSQCIPLTKYSLGFTGDINAVMNAHNLAMVALTSRMQHERNYTDDKLESLSHMRRLDIDPTNVPMGWVIDFCCQELRNIITGIPGNNGKADGFMMQSRFDIAVASEVMAILAVATDLNDLRERMGKIIVAYDRLGNPVTTDDLEVAGAMTAWMVDAVNPNMIQTIEGQPVLVHAGPFANIAIGQSSIIADRVALKLSDIHVTESGFGADIGYEKFWNLKCHYSGLTPDATVIVATVRALKSHGGAPVPVPGRPLPEEYRSENVGFVEKGCCNLLHHIRTVKSSGVSPVVCINAFVSDSDAEIKKIRELCEAEGARVALSRHWEKGGEGAVELAEAVLDACEEKTVFKPLYSWDMPFKDRIELVAKTVYGADGVEYLGDALDKLEKMQQRPDAGKLGLCMVKTQYSLSDNPDLKGVPRGWNLRIRDVLLYGGAGYVVPVAGKISLMPGTGSNPSFRRVDVDTATGRVHGIF; this is encoded by the coding sequence ATGCTCAACCCTGTACAGCACGCCGACTGGGAAATCGCCCAGGATGCCGAAACCCGTATGAAAAGCATTTATGATTTGGGCCGGGAGATCGGGCTCGAAGAAAAGGAGCTTCTGCCATACGGGCACACCATGGGCAAAATTGACGCCAATGCAGTCCTGACACGCCTGAGCGGCCGGCCCAACGGCAAATATGTGGACGTTACGGCCATTACGCCCACTCCCCTGGGCGAGGGCAAGTCCACAACCACTATAGGCTTGGTGCAGGGTCTGGGCAGGCTGGGGCAAAAGGCCTCCGCAGCTATCCGCCAGCCATCGGGCGGCCCGACCATGGGGGTCAAAGGGTCAGCCGCCGGGGGCGGCCTTTCCCAGTGCATTCCTCTGACCAAGTATTCTCTGGGGTTCACCGGCGACATCAACGCCGTGATGAACGCACACAACTTGGCCATGGTGGCGCTGACCTCGCGGATGCAGCACGAGCGCAATTATACCGACGACAAGCTGGAAAGCCTGTCGCACATGCGCCGCCTCGACATCGACCCCACCAATGTGCCTATGGGTTGGGTCATCGATTTCTGCTGCCAGGAACTGCGCAACATCATCACCGGCATTCCCGGCAACAATGGCAAGGCGGACGGTTTTATGATGCAGTCCCGCTTCGATATAGCCGTTGCCTCCGAAGTCATGGCCATTCTGGCCGTTGCCACGGATCTTAACGATCTGCGGGAACGCATGGGCAAGATCATCGTGGCCTATGACCGCCTGGGCAATCCGGTGACGACCGACGACCTGGAAGTGGCCGGCGCCATGACCGCCTGGATGGTTGATGCCGTCAATCCCAACATGATCCAGACCATAGAAGGGCAACCCGTGCTGGTGCACGCCGGCCCGTTTGCCAATATCGCCATCGGGCAAAGTTCCATAATTGCGGACCGGGTGGCCCTGAAGCTTTCCGACATCCATGTGACGGAATCCGGCTTCGGCGCAGACATCGGCTACGAAAAGTTCTGGAATCTTAAATGCCACTACAGTGGCTTGACCCCTGACGCTACTGTCATTGTGGCCACGGTGCGCGCTCTCAAAAGCCACGGCGGCGCGCCTGTGCCCGTGCCGGGTCGGCCTTTGCCCGAAGAATATAGGTCGGAAAATGTGGGATTTGTGGAAAAAGGCTGCTGCAACCTGCTGCACCACATCCGCACCGTCAAAAGCTCCGGCGTGTCACCTGTGGTTTGCATCAACGCCTTTGTCAGCGATAGCGACGCAGAGATCAAAAAAATCCGCGAGCTGTGCGAGGCTGAAGGCGCGCGCGTGGCCCTTTCCCGTCATTGGGAAAAGGGCGGCGAAGGGGCTGTTGAGCTGGCTGAGGCCGTGCTCGACGCCTGCGAGGAAAAGACGGTATTTAAGCCATTGTATTCCTGGGACATGCCCTTTAAGGACCGAATCGAGCTTGTGGCCAAAACTGTGTACGGCGCGGACGGTGTGGAGTACTTGGGGGACGCATTGGACAAGCTTGAAAAAATGCAGCAGCGCCCCGACGCCGGAAAACTTGGCCTGTGCATGGTAAAGACGCAGTACTCTCTTTCCGACAACCCGGACCTCAAAGGGGTTCCGCGTGGCTGGAATTTGCGCATCCGAGACGTACTGCTGTATGGCGGCGCCGGCTATGTGGTCCCAGTGGCCGGGAAAATCTCTCTCATGCCGGGAACCGGATCCAATCCCTCCTTCAGGCGCGTAGACGTGGATACAGCCACGGGCCGCGTGCACGGCATCTTTTAG
- a CDS encoding phosphate/phosphite/phosphonate ABC transporter substrate-binding protein yields the protein MSRKKKEVALKASGYIPNRFWVLLPSAVSSFLGQDKRKEKNGVLTTAVEPTEDESPSYRPWLLPLYAVLMLGGFLFSMMTTPDNDKANYPEYGNHSVCAQEGVVYRFAVHPLYNPRRLFSVFIRMMDKINSQACGFKVRLVASRNYQSFEARTRQNDFEITLSNPSQALQAVKHGYRIIGKMGDDSQFCGIIFARRDSGITDIADLKGKILAFPSPTALAATMMPLYYLHNRGLDIKDTDIHFVGSQESVIMNVVLGNADVGATWPMPWQLLMRERPEFNNILKILWKTPSLVNNAILVRDDMPEKDARIIMDALVDLVNSPDGREILHEFTLSHFERCTIDTYQPVVNFMKDYVSTFPKELSVLQP from the coding sequence ATGTCCCGTAAAAAAAAAGAAGTTGCCCTAAAAGCTTCTGGGTACATCCCGAACAGATTCTGGGTACTCTTGCCTAGTGCAGTAAGTAGTTTTTTGGGGCAAGATAAACGAAAGGAGAAGAATGGGGTGTTGACGACCGCTGTGGAACCCACGGAAGACGAATCCCCCAGCTATCGGCCCTGGCTTCTGCCGTTGTACGCGGTTTTGATGCTTGGGGGATTCCTTTTCTCAATGATGACGACCCCGGATAACGACAAGGCCAATTACCCGGAGTATGGCAATCATTCCGTCTGCGCTCAGGAGGGCGTAGTCTACCGGTTTGCCGTTCATCCTCTCTATAACCCCCGCCGATTGTTCAGCGTCTTCATCCGCATGATGGACAAAATCAACAGCCAGGCATGCGGCTTCAAAGTCCGGCTGGTGGCTTCGCGCAATTACCAAAGCTTCGAGGCCCGGACCCGGCAAAACGACTTTGAAATAACGCTCTCTAATCCCTCACAGGCTCTGCAAGCCGTGAAACACGGATACCGAATCATAGGAAAGATGGGGGACGATTCGCAGTTTTGCGGCATTATTTTTGCGAGAAGGGACTCTGGCATCACAGACATCGCGGACCTCAAGGGGAAGATACTGGCTTTCCCTTCGCCCACGGCCCTGGCCGCCACCATGATGCCTTTATATTACCTGCACAACCGGGGACTTGATATTAAAGATACGGATATACATTTTGTGGGTTCACAGGAGTCTGTCATCATGAATGTCGTGTTGGGCAATGCCGATGTAGGCGCCACATGGCCCATGCCATGGCAGCTGCTTATGCGGGAGCGCCCGGAATTCAACAATATACTGAAGATACTCTGGAAAACACCGTCGTTGGTAAACAATGCTATTTTGGTGCGTGACGATATGCCGGAAAAAGATGCGCGCATTATCATGGACGCTCTTGTGGATTTAGTAAATTCTCCGGACGGAAGAGAAATTCTTCATGAGTTCACACTTTCGCATTTTGAGCGATGTACTATTGACACATATCAACCCGTAGTCAATTTTATGAAAGACTACGTATCCACTTTTCCAAAAGAGCTTAGCGTACTTCAGCCATGA
- a CDS encoding ATP-binding protein, whose translation MNKNKTLSVRTKLVVNVTLVHFVLMSIFVVDVYQRQKIFLATEAESSTVNFSRLIAENMSSWLLSEDIMGMDEVLRASVKDFTATYAAVVETDGRVLVHSNPSQQGRYITGPEAIVLLRGRKQAHIWRKDSTSIHAAAPVIIENRHLGWVLLGTDLGRVSTQLQTLRNQGIAYTVLAMVIGGLAAWLLASSIFRQIHRIMEGVARLRSNQLTKHIPIIANDEIGHIASALNGAMDSLQSSRNELQREIREHMDAEERIHHLTRNIMMGNEEERRRIGHDLHDEFGQSVAGFVFGLHTMKELIVKDRDGASELCAKLAECAERLGEDIRRVAAHQYPVALEHLGLPLMIKAFLQEHGQQHANLTFTSKITALEKRLAPYIELTAFRILQEAMSNIIRHSEATEVFVTLDIMHEWIFLCIKDNGKGFRQQTEYDLPRGDVTGIGLLGMAERASSVEGYLEVTSAPNQGCTVDVFLPLLFVTEKRTPGERHG comes from the coding sequence ATGAATAAAAATAAAACATTAAGTGTCAGGACAAAACTTGTAGTAAATGTAACCCTTGTTCATTTTGTCCTGATGTCAATTTTTGTAGTGGATGTATATCAACGCCAAAAGATATTTCTGGCTACAGAGGCGGAATCCTCAACCGTGAATTTTTCGCGTCTTATTGCCGAGAACATGTCCTCATGGCTGCTTTCTGAAGATATTATGGGAATGGATGAAGTACTGCGGGCAAGCGTCAAAGACTTCACAGCCACCTATGCGGCCGTGGTCGAGACTGACGGTCGGGTGCTGGTCCATTCCAACCCTTCGCAGCAAGGGCGTTACATTACCGGCCCCGAGGCCATAGTCCTGCTGCGCGGCAGAAAGCAAGCGCACATCTGGCGAAAAGATTCCACGTCCATCCACGCCGCGGCCCCGGTGATTATAGAAAATCGGCACTTAGGGTGGGTACTGTTGGGTACGGATCTGGGCAGAGTCTCGACCCAATTGCAGACTCTGCGCAACCAAGGTATCGCGTACACCGTGCTTGCCATGGTCATAGGCGGGTTGGCGGCATGGCTGCTGGCATCCTCCATATTCCGGCAGATACACCGCATTATGGAGGGCGTGGCCAGGTTGCGGTCAAACCAGTTGACCAAGCACATACCTATTATTGCCAACGACGAAATCGGCCATATTGCTTCAGCCCTGAATGGAGCTATGGACTCGCTGCAAAGCAGCCGTAATGAACTGCAACGCGAAATCAGAGAACATATGGATGCAGAGGAGCGCATCCACCATCTGACCAGAAATATCATGATGGGCAACGAGGAAGAACGTCGTCGCATAGGTCACGACCTGCACGACGAGTTCGGACAAAGCGTTGCGGGCTTTGTCTTCGGGCTGCACACCATGAAAGAGCTTATCGTCAAGGACCGTGATGGCGCTTCGGAACTGTGCGCCAAATTGGCGGAATGCGCGGAGCGGCTGGGAGAAGATATCCGACGCGTGGCGGCGCACCAGTACCCTGTGGCGCTGGAACACCTGGGGCTGCCGCTCATGATCAAGGCCTTCTTGCAGGAACATGGTCAGCAGCACGCCAACCTCACCTTTACCTCAAAAATAACCGCCCTGGAAAAAAGACTTGCACCATATATTGAACTGACGGCATTTCGCATTCTGCAGGAAGCTATGAGTAATATCATTCGCCATTCTGAAGCTACAGAAGTCTTTGTCACCCTTGACATAATGCACGAATGGATTTTTTTGTGCATTAAAGACAATGGCAAAGGCTTTAGACAACAGACGGAATACGACCTCCCTCGTGGCGACGTTACCGGCATCGGTCTTCTCGGCATGGCAGAACGCGCCAGCTCTGTGGAAGGTTACCTGGAAGTAACCTCAGCCCCGAATCAAGGCTGTACTGTTGATGTTTTTCTTCCTCTTCTTTTTGTTACAGAAAAAAGAACACCAGGAGAGCGTCATGGGTGA
- a CDS encoding response regulator transcription factor, which translates to MGDKIRVLIADDHSIVREGVQRIVNTEEDMEVVGGVEDGSHVLDAVRTLRPDVLVLDISMPDISGIELLPILRREVQDVRIIVLSMHKKDVLVQQALDQGALGFVLKASPPSDLLAAIRTVNRGRFFLSSQIQANVINGYLGRRHSTKNATTLSERESQVLKGVVAGHTTKQIALELFLSPRTVEKHRASLMQKLGTKNLPELVFYAIQENLISPLHFEDGE; encoded by the coding sequence ATGGGTGACAAAATTCGCGTTCTCATCGCTGACGATCATTCTATTGTCCGCGAGGGTGTACAACGTATTGTCAATACAGAAGAAGATATGGAGGTGGTGGGCGGCGTCGAGGACGGCAGCCATGTGCTTGATGCGGTACGCACGCTCAGACCAGATGTACTGGTGCTGGATATCTCCATGCCCGACATTTCCGGAATAGAGCTCCTGCCCATTTTGCGGCGTGAGGTGCAAGATGTGCGTATTATTGTTTTGTCCATGCACAAAAAGGATGTTCTGGTGCAGCAGGCTTTGGATCAGGGCGCGTTGGGCTTTGTACTCAAAGCCTCGCCGCCAAGCGACTTATTGGCCGCCATCCGCACCGTCAACCGGGGCCGTTTTTTCCTGAGTTCGCAAATACAGGCCAACGTAATCAACGGCTACCTGGGCCGCCGCCATTCCACTAAAAATGCTACTACACTTTCCGAAAGAGAGAGCCAGGTACTGAAAGGAGTAGTAGCCGGACATACGACCAAACAGATAGCCCTAGAGCTTTTTCTGAGCCCGCGAACAGTGGAAAAACATCGTGCCAGCCTTATGCAAAAACTCGGCACAAAAAATCTGCCTGAGCTGGTATTCTACGCCATACAAGAAAATCTGATCTCACCTCTGCACTTCGAGGACGGAGAATGA
- a CDS encoding DNA adenine methylase, with amino-acid sequence MKKKTLVTPVLKWVGGKRQLLAVLKPLLPQRISTYCEPFAGGGALLFNLQPKTAYVNDINKELIRVYEVIKRDVEALIAALQDFKNDADFFYSVRDWDRDKEKYSLLTDVQKAARIIYLNKTCYNGLFRVNNAGEFNSPFGNYRNPNIVNAPMLRAVSAYLNAATIHLTSIDYAEVLQGLPKGTFVYLDPPYDPVSNTSSFTGYAKGGFSRDEQIRLRNCCDELHRCGLKFMLSNSATDFVKEQYSAYRITVVQAKRAINSDATKRGGIDEVVVRNYK; translated from the coding sequence ATGAAAAAGAAAACGTTGGTTACCCCTGTGCTCAAATGGGTTGGTGGCAAGCGCCAACTGCTGGCCGTGCTAAAACCACTCTTACCGCAGAGGATTTCTACATACTGTGAGCCATTTGCAGGCGGCGGCGCACTGCTTTTCAATTTGCAGCCTAAAACCGCCTATGTAAACGATATTAACAAGGAATTGATCCGCGTCTATGAGGTCATAAAACGTGACGTTGAAGCCCTTATAGCCGCATTACAAGACTTCAAGAATGATGCTGACTTTTTCTATTCTGTTCGCGATTGGGACAGAGACAAAGAAAAGTACTCTTTATTAACTGATGTTCAAAAAGCCGCTCGCATTATCTACCTTAACAAAACCTGCTATAACGGCTTGTTTCGCGTTAATAATGCTGGGGAATTTAATTCTCCGTTTGGGAATTACCGTAATCCTAATATCGTTAATGCTCCGATGCTGCGTGCTGTTAGCGCATATCTGAACGCTGCCACAATTCATTTGACATCAATCGATTACGCTGAAGTTTTGCAAGGGTTGCCGAAAGGGACTTTTGTTTACCTTGATCCACCGTATGATCCTGTTTCAAATACTTCCAGCTTTACAGGGTATGCAAAGGGTGGTTTTTCTCGTGATGAACAGATACGGCTCCGCAACTGCTGTGATGAACTGCATAGATGTGGGTTGAAGTTTATGCTTTCAAATTCTGCAACGGATTTTGTCAAAGAGCAGTATAGTGCTTATAGAATTACTGTTGTACAGGCAAAACGGGCGATAAATTCCGATGCGACAAAACGCGGTGGAATTGATGAGGTGGTGGTGAGAAACTATAAATAA